From Streptomyces cyaneogriseus subsp. noncyanogenus, the proteins below share one genomic window:
- a CDS encoding GNAT family N-acetyltransferase: MDLAIGPLDLPAHVDEALAVQAAAFGLGPDEVAVRRQIVLRHMTYPGARALGATVGGDLVGFVYGMPNDRTHWWSTVVEPYLRAQDHEEWLDDSFVITELHVHPHHQNRGIGRALITAITDGAAEPRSILSAIDTESPARALYRSLGYRDLARQVVFPSAAKPYAVMGAPLPLRRR; encoded by the coding sequence ATGGACCTCGCGATCGGCCCCCTGGACCTGCCCGCCCACGTAGACGAAGCCCTCGCGGTCCAGGCCGCCGCCTTCGGTCTGGGTCCCGACGAGGTCGCCGTACGCCGTCAGATCGTCCTGCGCCACATGACCTACCCGGGCGCCCGCGCCCTCGGCGCCACCGTCGGAGGCGACCTCGTCGGCTTCGTCTACGGCATGCCCAACGACCGCACCCACTGGTGGTCCACCGTCGTCGAGCCCTACCTGCGCGCCCAGGACCACGAGGAGTGGCTCGACGACTCCTTCGTCATCACCGAGCTGCACGTCCACCCGCACCACCAGAACCGCGGCATCGGCCGCGCCCTGATCACCGCCATCACCGACGGCGCCGCCGAGCCCCGCTCCATCCTGTCGGCCATCGACACCGAGAGCCCGGCCCGCGCCCTGTACCGCTCCCTCGGCTACCGGGACCTCGCCCGCCAGGTCGTCTTCCCCAGCGCCGCCAAGCCCTACGCCGTGATGGGCGCCCCCCTCCCGCTGCGCAGGCGCTGA
- a CDS encoding proline--tRNA ligase, with amino-acid sequence MANAPVQRMSQLLAKTLRDDPADAEVLSHKLLVRAGYVRRTAAGIWTWLPLGRKVLANVERIVREEMDAIGAQEVLLPAILPREPYEATGRWDEYGPELFRLKDRKGGDYLLGPTHEEIFTLLVKDQASSYKDLPVILYQIQNKYRDEARPRAGILRGREFLMKDSYSFDVADEGLAESYALHRQAYQRIFERLGLDYRICAATAGAMGGSKSEEFLAPADAGEDTFADCPHCDFAANTEAITYELKPVDAAEVPAAEDIPTPDTPTIETLAAALGVPASATLKNLLVKVDGEIVAVGVPGDREVDMDKVEAHFAPAAVEMVTEVDFAARPDLVRGYVGPQGLEKVRYIADPRVAPGTAWITGANKPGTHTRNVVAGRDFEVDEYVDVVVVQEGDPCPKCGTGLKLDRAIEIGHIFQLGRKYADALKLDVLGQNGKPVRVTMGSYGIGVSRAVAALAEQHADDKGLVWPKEVAPADVHVVAAGKALQTEVALDVSGKLAAAGLRVLVDDRAGVSPGVKFTDAELIGVPAILVAGRRAGEGVVELKDRRTGEREELPVEEAIARLTA; translated from the coding sequence ATGGCGAACGCACCGGTCCAGCGCATGTCCCAGTTGTTGGCGAAGACGCTGCGCGACGACCCGGCGGACGCCGAGGTCCTCAGCCACAAGCTGCTGGTCCGCGCCGGCTACGTCCGCCGCACCGCCGCCGGCATCTGGACCTGGCTGCCGCTCGGCAGGAAGGTCCTCGCCAATGTCGAGCGGATCGTCCGCGAGGAGATGGACGCCATCGGCGCCCAGGAGGTGCTGCTCCCCGCCATCCTGCCCCGCGAGCCCTACGAGGCGACCGGCCGCTGGGACGAGTACGGCCCCGAGCTGTTCCGCCTGAAGGACCGCAAGGGCGGCGACTACCTCCTCGGCCCCACCCACGAGGAGATCTTCACCCTCCTGGTGAAGGACCAGGCGTCCTCCTACAAGGACCTGCCGGTCATCCTGTACCAGATCCAGAACAAGTACCGGGACGAGGCCCGCCCCCGGGCCGGCATCCTGCGCGGCCGGGAGTTCCTGATGAAGGACTCCTACTCCTTCGACGTCGCCGACGAGGGCCTCGCCGAGTCCTACGCCCTGCACCGCCAGGCGTACCAGCGCATCTTCGAGCGCCTCGGTCTCGACTACCGCATCTGCGCCGCCACCGCCGGAGCCATGGGCGGCTCCAAGTCGGAGGAGTTCCTCGCCCCGGCCGACGCCGGCGAGGACACCTTCGCCGACTGCCCGCACTGCGACTTCGCCGCCAACACCGAGGCGATCACGTACGAGCTGAAGCCGGTGGACGCCGCGGAGGTGCCCGCCGCCGAGGACATCCCGACCCCGGACACCCCCACCATCGAGACCCTCGCCGCAGCGCTCGGCGTCCCGGCCTCGGCGACCCTGAAGAACCTCCTGGTCAAGGTCGACGGCGAGATCGTCGCCGTCGGCGTCCCCGGCGACCGCGAGGTCGACATGGACAAGGTCGAGGCCCACTTCGCCCCGGCCGCCGTCGAGATGGTCACCGAGGTGGACTTCGCCGCCCGCCCCGACCTCGTCCGCGGCTACGTCGGCCCGCAGGGCCTGGAGAAGGTCCGCTACATCGCCGACCCGCGGGTGGCCCCGGGCACCGCCTGGATCACCGGCGCCAACAAGCCCGGCACGCACACCAGGAATGTCGTCGCGGGCCGCGACTTCGAGGTCGACGAGTACGTCGACGTCGTGGTCGTCCAGGAGGGCGACCCCTGCCCGAAGTGCGGCACCGGCCTCAAGCTGGACCGCGCCATCGAGATCGGCCACATCTTCCAGCTCGGCCGCAAGTACGCCGACGCCCTGAAGCTGGACGTCCTCGGCCAGAACGGCAAGCCGGTCCGCGTCACCATGGGCTCCTACGGCATCGGCGTCTCCCGCGCCGTCGCCGCCCTCGCCGAGCAGCACGCCGACGACAAGGGCCTGGTCTGGCCCAAGGAGGTCGCCCCGGCCGACGTCCACGTGGTCGCCGCCGGCAAGGCCCTCCAGACCGAGGTGGCGCTCGACGTCTCCGGCAAGCTGGCCGCCGCGGGCCTGCGCGTCCTGGTGGACGACCGGGCCGGAGTCTCCCCGGGCGTGAAGTTCACCGACGCCGAGCTGATCGGCGTGCCGGCCATCCTGGTCGCCGGACGGCGCGCGGGCGAGGGCGTCGTCGAGCTCAAGGACCGCCGCACCGGCGAGCGCGAGGAACTGCCGGTCGAGGAGGCCATCGCCCGCCTCACGGCCTGA
- a CDS encoding aminoglycoside phosphotransferase family protein, translated as MAFEPPRRLVRALGETAPDGDGWLERLPELARRAVALRELTVERVQVPGGRSSLVVLVRRADGSPAVLKLAPPRARPESERVALAHWGGRGAVQVLDEADPTEGVLLLERLHPDVSVRSLPEAKALLEAAGTLRRLWVEPPAGHRFETVAERTGRQAEAMRSGAAADPEVAPLVEAALAIREELLVRPPEGVLLHGTFRQSKVLAGDRMPWLAVGPDPVVGESAFDLARLVRDRVEDLIAQPSGAATTRRRIKRLAESLEVDQERLRGWTLFRAVESGVRARRVGREKDAELLLEFAGWL; from the coding sequence ATGGCATTCGAACCGCCGCGGCGCCTGGTCAGGGCGCTCGGTGAGACGGCACCGGACGGTGACGGCTGGCTGGAGAGACTGCCCGAGCTGGCGCGGCGGGCCGTCGCGCTACGCGAGTTGACCGTCGAGCGGGTGCAGGTGCCCGGCGGGCGCAGCAGCCTGGTCGTGCTGGTGCGACGGGCGGACGGGTCGCCGGCCGTGCTGAAGCTGGCCCCGCCGCGGGCGCGTCCGGAGAGCGAGCGGGTGGCGCTGGCGCACTGGGGCGGCCGGGGCGCGGTGCAGGTGCTCGACGAGGCGGACCCGACCGAGGGCGTCCTGCTGCTGGAACGGCTGCACCCGGACGTGTCGGTGCGGTCGCTCCCGGAGGCCAAGGCCCTGCTGGAGGCGGCGGGCACGCTGCGGCGGCTGTGGGTGGAACCGCCCGCCGGGCACCGGTTCGAGACGGTGGCGGAGCGGACCGGGCGGCAGGCCGAGGCCATGCGCTCGGGGGCCGCGGCCGATCCGGAGGTGGCGCCGCTGGTGGAGGCGGCGCTCGCGATCCGTGAGGAGCTGCTGGTCCGGCCGCCCGAAGGGGTCCTGCTGCACGGCACGTTCCGGCAGAGCAAGGTGCTGGCCGGGGACCGGATGCCGTGGCTGGCCGTGGGGCCGGATCCGGTGGTCGGCGAGAGCGCCTTCGACCTGGCGCGGCTGGTGCGGGACCGGGTGGAGGACCTGATCGCCCAGCCGTCGGGCGCGGCGACCACGCGGCGGCGGATCAAGCGGCTCGCGGAGTCGCTGGAGGTCGACCAGGAACGGCTGCGCGGCTGGACGCTGTTCCGGGCGGTGGAGTCGGGCGTACGGGCCCGCAGGGTCGGCCGGGAGAAGGACGCGGAGCTGCTGCTGGAGTTCGCGGGCTGGCTCTAG
- a CDS encoding ferritin-like domain-containing protein translates to MSEAREPELNALQAALAAEHAAVYGYGVVGGRIGAERRAQARAAFDAHRARRDALVRQVRARGGEPVAAAAGYALPFPVPDAAAAVRLAAELEDRVAGVYSDLVRAAAGERRAAAADALREAAVRAVGWRGGSVAFPGLAERVGAAGPSAPASPPA, encoded by the coding sequence GTGAGCGAGGCGAGGGAACCGGAGCTGAACGCCCTCCAGGCGGCGCTGGCGGCCGAGCACGCGGCGGTGTACGGCTACGGAGTCGTGGGCGGCCGGATCGGCGCGGAGCGGCGCGCTCAGGCGCGCGCGGCCTTCGACGCGCACCGGGCGCGCCGGGACGCGCTGGTGCGGCAGGTGCGGGCCCGGGGTGGCGAGCCGGTCGCCGCGGCCGCGGGCTACGCGCTGCCCTTCCCGGTGCCGGACGCGGCCGCGGCGGTGCGGCTGGCGGCCGAGCTGGAGGACAGGGTCGCCGGTGTCTACTCCGACCTGGTGCGCGCCGCCGCCGGTGAGCGGCGGGCCGCGGCGGCGGACGCGCTGCGGGAGGCGGCGGTCCGTGCCGTCGGCTGGCGGGGCGGGAGCGTAGCCTTCCCTGGTCTCGCCGAGCGGGTCGGTGCCGCCGGCCCGTCGGCCCCGGCGTCACCGCCGGCGTGA
- the rimP gene encoding ribosome maturation factor RimP, producing MSTTQSERLRELLEPLVTSQGLDLEEIAVDSVGRKRVLRVVVDSDTGADLDRIADVSRALSAKLDETDAMGEGEYTLEVGTPGAERLLTEHRHYVRATGRLVKFQLTEGGELVARILTVDGDGVDVEVPGVKGRKPTARRLAFGDIARARVQVEFNRKDDTSHKKEEEA from the coding sequence ATGAGCACCACCCAGAGCGAGAGGCTGCGAGAACTGCTGGAACCGCTCGTCACCTCCCAGGGTCTGGATCTCGAGGAGATCGCGGTGGACTCGGTCGGACGCAAGCGGGTGCTGCGCGTCGTCGTCGACTCCGACACCGGTGCCGATCTGGACCGGATCGCCGATGTGAGCCGCGCGCTCTCGGCGAAGCTCGACGAGACGGACGCGATGGGCGAGGGCGAGTACACCCTCGAAGTGGGAACCCCGGGCGCGGAACGCCTCCTCACGGAACACCGGCACTACGTGCGCGCCACCGGCCGGCTGGTGAAGTTCCAGCTCACCGAGGGCGGCGAACTGGTGGCCAGAATCCTGACCGTCGACGGCGACGGTGTCGACGTCGAGGTCCCCGGGGTCAAGGGGCGCAAGCCCACCGCACGCAGACTCGCCTTCGGCGACATCGCCCGGGCGCGCGTGCAGGTCGAGTTCAACCGCAAGGACGACACGTCCCACAAGAAGGAAGAGGAGGCGTAG
- the nusA gene encoding transcription termination factor NusA, whose translation MDIDMSALRGLVREKEISFDLLVEAIESALLIAYHRTEGSRRHARVELNRETGHVTVWAKEDPEDLEEGQEPREFDDTPSGFGRIAATTAKQVILQRLRDAEDDATLGEYAGREGDIVTGVVQQGRDPKNVLVDIGKLEAILPVQEQVPGETYPHGMRLRSYVVRVAKGVRGPSVTLSRTHPNLVKKLFALEVPEIADGSVEIAAIAREAGHRTKIAVRSTRSGLNAKGACIGPMGGRVRNVMGELNGEKIDIVDWSDDPAEMVAHALSPARVSKVEIVDMASRSARVTVPDYQLSLAIGKEGQNARLAARLTGWRIDIRPDTEQQAE comes from the coding sequence GTGGACATCGACATGAGCGCCCTGCGGGGCTTGGTACGGGAGAAAGAGATCTCCTTCGACCTGCTGGTCGAGGCGATCGAGTCGGCCCTCCTCATCGCCTACCACCGCACCGAGGGAAGCCGCCGGCACGCGCGCGTGGAGCTCAACCGGGAGACCGGGCATGTGACCGTGTGGGCGAAGGAGGACCCCGAGGACCTCGAAGAGGGCCAGGAGCCCCGCGAGTTCGACGACACCCCGTCCGGCTTCGGCCGTATCGCCGCCACCACCGCCAAGCAGGTCATCCTGCAGCGGCTGCGCGACGCCGAGGACGACGCGACGCTCGGCGAGTACGCCGGCCGCGAGGGCGACATCGTCACCGGCGTGGTCCAGCAGGGCCGCGACCCGAAGAACGTCCTCGTCGACATCGGCAAGCTGGAGGCCATCCTGCCCGTGCAGGAGCAGGTCCCCGGCGAGACCTACCCGCACGGTATGCGCCTGCGGTCGTACGTCGTACGGGTGGCCAAGGGCGTCCGCGGCCCGTCGGTGACCCTGTCCCGGACCCACCCCAACCTGGTGAAGAAGCTCTTCGCCCTGGAGGTGCCGGAGATCGCCGACGGGTCCGTCGAGATCGCCGCGATCGCCCGTGAGGCCGGTCACCGCACCAAGATCGCCGTCCGTTCCACCCGCTCCGGACTGAACGCCAAGGGCGCCTGCATCGGCCCCATGGGCGGCCGTGTGCGCAATGTCATGGGCGAGCTGAACGGTGAGAAGATCGACATCGTCGACTGGTCGGACGACCCGGCCGAGATGGTGGCGCACGCCCTCTCGCCCGCCCGCGTCTCCAAGGTGGAGATCGTGGACATGGCGTCCCGGTCCGCCCGCGTGACCGTGCCCGACTACCAGCTCTCGCTGGCGATCGGCAAGGAAGGGCAGAACGCCCGGCTGGCGGCCCGGCTGACCGGCTGGCGCATCGACATCCGCCCGGACACCGAGCAGCAGGCGGAATAG
- a CDS encoding YlxR family protein codes for MSGRTPARACPERTCVGCRERAVKNELLRIVAVEGACVPDPRGTLPGRGAYVHPATVCLDQAVRRRAFPRALRVPGPLDAKALRHHVEQAQGC; via the coding sequence GTGTCTGGCCGGACGCCAGCCCGCGCATGCCCAGAACGCACCTGTGTGGGGTGCCGGGAGCGAGCGGTCAAGAACGAGCTGCTGCGGATCGTGGCGGTCGAGGGCGCATGCGTCCCCGATCCTCGCGGTACGCTGCCCGGCCGGGGTGCGTATGTGCACCCCGCCACGGTCTGTCTCGACCAGGCGGTACGCCGCCGGGCGTTCCCGCGGGCACTGCGCGTCCCGGGACCGCTCGACGCAAAGGCGTTGCGCCATCACGTCGAGCAGGCACAGGGTTGCTGA
- the infB gene encoding translation initiation factor IF-2 has translation MAKVRVYELAKEFGVESKVVMAKLQELGEFVRSASSTIEAPVVRKLTDAFQQGGNGKSAAKPAAPKKAAPKPAAPAPAQAARPAAPRPATPKPAAAQQPAAPSAPAPATPGPRPTPGPKPAPRPAPAAPEFTAPPSAPAPAAPKPAGARPGAPKPGGARPGAGQGQQGGQGRPGGQGGGRPGASAPRPGARPAGPRPGNNPFTSGGNAGMARPQSPRPQAPRPAAPGGAAGPRPQGPGGAQGGGPRPQAPGGSRPTPGSMPRPQGGPRPAGPGGPRPNPGMMPQRPAAGPRPGGGPGGRGPGGAGRPGGAGRPGGGGGFAGRPGGGGGAGRPGGGGGFAGRPGGGGGFGGGGGGRPGFGGRPGGPGGRGGTQGAFGRPGGPARRGRKSKRQRRQEYEAMQAPSVGGVMLPRGNGETIRLSRGASLTDFAEKINANPASLVAVMMNLGEMVTATQSVSDETLELLAGEMNYTVQIVSPEEEDRELLESFDIEFGEDEGSEEDLVVRPPVVTVMGHVDHGKTRLLDAIRKTNVIAGEAGGITQHIGAYQVATEVNDEERKITFIDTPGHEAFTAMRARGARSTDIAILVVAANDGVMPQTVEALNHAKAADVPIVVAVNKIDVEGADPTKVRGQLTEYGLVAEEYGGDTMFVDISAKQGLHIDSLLEAVVLTADASLDLRANPNQDAQGIAIESRLDRGRGAVATVLVQRGTLRVGDTMVVGDAYGRVRAMLDDNGNNVAEAGPSMPVQVLGLTNVPGAGDNFIVVEEDRTARQIAEKRAARERNAAFAKRTRRVSLEDLDKVLKAGEVQQLNLIIKGDASGSVEALESSLLQLDVGEEVDIRVLHRGVGAVTESDIDLAMGSDAIVIGFNVRAAGRAAQMAEREGVDVRYYSVIYQAIEEIEAALKGMLKPEYEEVELGTAEIREVFRSSKLGNIAGVLIRSGEVRRNSKARLIRDGKVIAENLNIEGLRRFKDDVTEIREGFEGGINLGNFNDIKVDDVIATYEMREKPRA, from the coding sequence GTGGCTAAGGTCCGGGTATACGAACTCGCCAAGGAGTTCGGTGTGGAGAGCAAGGTCGTCATGGCCAAGCTCCAGGAACTCGGTGAATTCGTCCGTTCGGCGTCTTCGACGATCGAAGCGCCTGTGGTACGCAAACTGACTGACGCATTCCAGCAGGGTGGCAACGGCAAGTCCGCCGCCAAGCCCGCGGCCCCGAAGAAGGCCGCCCCCAAGCCCGCCGCGCCGGCCCCGGCGCAGGCGGCACGTCCGGCTGCCCCGCGGCCGGCAACCCCCAAGCCCGCGGCTGCCCAGCAGCCCGCGGCTCCGTCGGCGCCCGCGCCGGCCACCCCGGGTCCGCGCCCGACGCCGGGCCCCAAGCCCGCGCCGCGCCCGGCCCCCGCGGCTCCGGAGTTCACCGCTCCGCCGTCCGCCCCGGCTCCGGCAGCGCCGAAGCCCGCAGGCGCCCGTCCCGGCGCGCCCAAGCCCGGCGGCGCCCGTCCGGGTGCCGGTCAGGGCCAGCAGGGCGGCCAGGGCCGTCCCGGTGGCCAGGGCGGTGGACGCCCCGGCGCCTCCGCGCCGCGTCCGGGTGCCCGCCCGGCCGGTCCGCGCCCGGGCAACAACCCCTTCACCTCCGGTGGCAACGCCGGTATGGCGCGCCCCCAGTCGCCCCGCCCGCAGGCTCCGCGTCCGGCCGCGCCCGGCGGCGCCGCCGGTCCGCGTCCGCAGGGTCCGGGCGGTGCCCAGGGCGGCGGTCCCCGTCCCCAGGCTCCGGGCGGCTCCCGTCCGACCCCGGGTTCGATGCCGCGTCCGCAGGGTGGACCGCGTCCCGCCGGTCCCGGCGGCCCGCGTCCCAACCCCGGCATGATGCCGCAGCGTCCCGCTGCCGGCCCGCGTCCCGGTGGCGGCCCCGGTGGCCGTGGTCCGGGCGGTGCGGGCCGTCCCGGCGGTGCCGGTCGTCCCGGCGGTGGCGGCGGCTTCGCCGGCCGTCCCGGTGGCGGCGGCGGTGCCGGTCGTCCTGGTGGCGGCGGCGGTTTCGCCGGCCGTCCCGGTGGTGGCGGCGGCTTCGGCGGTGGCGGCGGTGGCCGTCCCGGCTTCGGCGGTCGTCCCGGTGGTCCCGGTGGCCGTGGTGGCACGCAGGGCGCCTTCGGCCGTCCCGGCGGTCCCGCGCGTCGCGGCCGCAAGTCGAAGCGGCAGCGCCGTCAGGAGTACGAGGCCATGCAGGCCCCGTCGGTCGGCGGCGTGATGCTGCCTCGCGGCAACGGCGAGACCATTCGCCTGTCGCGCGGTGCGTCGCTCACCGACTTCGCGGAGAAGATCAACGCCAACCCGGCGTCGCTCGTCGCGGTCATGATGAACCTCGGCGAGATGGTCACCGCGACCCAGTCCGTCTCCGACGAGACGCTGGAGCTCCTGGCCGGCGAGATGAACTACACCGTTCAGATCGTCAGCCCGGAGGAGGAGGACCGCGAGCTGCTCGAGTCCTTCGACATCGAGTTCGGCGAGGACGAGGGCTCCGAGGAGGACCTGGTCGTCCGTCCGCCGGTGGTGACCGTCATGGGTCACGTCGACCACGGTAAGACCCGGCTGCTCGACGCGATCCGCAAGACGAACGTCATCGCGGGCGAGGCCGGTGGCATCACCCAGCACATCGGTGCCTACCAGGTCGCGACCGAGGTCAACGACGAAGAGCGGAAGATCACCTTCATCGACACCCCGGGTCACGAGGCGTTCACCGCCATGCGTGCCCGCGGTGCGCGGTCGACGGACATCGCGATCCTCGTGGTCGCGGCCAACGACGGTGTGATGCCGCAGACGGTCGAGGCCCTGAACCACGCCAAGGCGGCCGACGTGCCGATCGTGGTCGCGGTCAACAAGATCGACGTCGAGGGCGCCGACCCGACCAAGGTGCGCGGCCAGCTCACCGAGTACGGTCTGGTGGCCGAGGAGTACGGCGGCGACACCATGTTCGTCGACATCTCCGCCAAGCAGGGGCTGCACATCGACTCCCTGCTGGAGGCCGTCGTCCTCACCGCCGACGCCTCGCTCGACCTGCGGGCCAACCCGAACCAGGACGCGCAGGGCATCGCGATCGAGTCCCGTCTGGACCGCGGCCGCGGTGCCGTGGCGACGGTCCTCGTCCAGCGAGGCACGCTGCGGGTCGGCGACACGATGGTGGTCGGCGACGCCTACGGCCGTGTCCGCGCCATGCTCGACGACAACGGCAACAACGTGGCCGAGGCCGGTCCGTCGATGCCGGTCCAGGTCCTGGGTCTGACCAACGTCCCGGGCGCCGGCGACAACTTCATCGTGGTCGAGGAGGACCGTACGGCCCGCCAGATCGCGGAGAAGCGTGCCGCCCGCGAGCGGAACGCCGCGTTCGCCAAGCGCACGCGCCGCGTCTCCCTGGAGGACCTGGACAAGGTGCTCAAGGCCGGCGAGGTCCAGCAGCTCAACCTGATCATCAAGGGTGACGCTTCCGGTTCCGTCGAGGCCCTGGAGTCCTCCCTGCTCCAGCTCGACGTCGGCGAAGAGGTCGACATCCGCGTCCTGCACCGCGGCGTCGGTGCGGTCACGGAGTCCGACATCGACCTGGCGATGGGCTCGGACGCCATCGTGATCGGCTTCAACGTGCGCGCCGCCGGGCGTGCCGCGCAGATGGCCGAGCGCGAGGGCGTGGACGTCCGGTACTACTCGGTCATCTACCAGGCGATCGAGGAGATCGAGGCGGCCCTCAAGGGCATGCTCAAGCCGGAGTACGAGGAGGTCGAGCTCGGCACGGCGGAGATCCGCGAGGTCTTCCGTTCGTCCAAGCTGGGCAACATCGCGGGTGTGCTCATCCGCTCCGGCGAGGTACGCCGCAACAGCAAGGCGCGCCTCATCCGCGACGGCAAGGTCATCGCGGAGAACCTCAACATCGAGGGTCTGCGTCGCTTCAAGGACGACGTCACCGAGATCCGCGAAGGCTTCGAGGGCGGTATCAACCTCGGAAACTTCAACGACATCAAGGTCGACGACGTCATCGCGACGTACGAGATGCGCGAGAAGCCGCGGGCGTAA
- a CDS encoding DUF503 domain-containing protein, with product MYVGTLSFDLLLGDVHSLKEKRSVVRPIVAELQRKYAVSVAEVDHLDLYRRAGIGLAAVSADAGHLSDVLDRCERLVAGRPEVELLSVRRRFHGDDD from the coding sequence ATGTATGTGGGGACGCTGTCCTTCGACCTCCTCCTCGGCGACGTACATTCGCTGAAGGAGAAGCGCTCCGTCGTCCGCCCGATCGTCGCCGAGCTCCAGCGGAAGTACGCGGTGAGCGTCGCCGAGGTCGACCATCTGGACCTCTACCGCAGGGCCGGCATCGGCCTCGCGGCGGTCTCCGCCGACGCGGGGCACCTGAGCGACGTACTGGACCGGTGCGAGCGGCTGGTCGCCGGCCGCCCCGAGGTGGAACTGTTGTCGGTCAGACGGCGCTTCCACGGCGACGACGACTGA
- the rbfA gene encoding 30S ribosome-binding factor RbfA: MADNARAKRLADLIREVVAQKLQRGIKDPRLGSHVTITDTRVTGDLREATVFYTVYGDDEERQAAAAGLESAKGILRSEVGRAAGVKFTPTLTFVMDALPDTARTIEDLLDKARQSDEKVREASAGASYAGGADPYKKPADETDDTAE; this comes from the coding sequence GTGGCCGACAACGCGCGGGCTAAGAGGCTGGCGGACCTCATCCGAGAGGTGGTGGCCCAGAAGCTGCAGCGCGGGATCAAGGACCCGCGGCTCGGCTCTCACGTCACCATCACGGACACCCGGGTCACGGGTGACCTCCGGGAGGCGACCGTCTTCTACACCGTCTACGGGGACGACGAGGAGCGCCAGGCCGCTGCCGCCGGTCTGGAGAGCGCCAAGGGCATCCTGCGCTCGGAGGTGGGCCGGGCGGCGGGCGTGAAGTTCACGCCGACCCTCACCTTCGTGATGGACGCCCTGCCGGACACCGCCCGGACCATCGAGGACCTCCTCGACAAGGCGCGGCAGTCCGACGAGAAGGTGCGCGAGGCGTCCGCGGGCGCCTCCTACGCCGGTGGGGCCGACCCGTACAAGAAGCCCGCAGACGAGACGGACGACACCGCCGAATGA
- the truB gene encoding tRNA pseudouridine(55) synthase TruB: protein MTAKHTPPDGLVIVDKPSGFTSHDVVAKMRGIARTRRVGHAGTLDPMATGVLVLGVEKATKLLGHLALTEKEYLGTVRLGQTTITDDAEGEITASTDASKVRREDIDAGVAKLTGDIMQVPSKVSAIKIDGVRSYKRAREGEEFDIPARPVTVSSFAVHDVRDAVAEDGTPVLDLVVSVVCSSGTYIRALARDLGADLGVGGHLTALRRTRVGPYKLDAARTLDQLQQELTMLPLAEAADAAFPRWDVDDRRARLLVNGVRLEMPDAYAGAGAVAVFGPEGRFLALVEHQRGKAKSLAVFG from the coding sequence ATGACCGCCAAGCACACCCCGCCCGACGGCCTTGTCATCGTCGACAAGCCGTCGGGCTTCACTTCGCACGACGTGGTCGCCAAGATGCGGGGCATCGCCCGGACGCGGCGCGTCGGGCACGCCGGCACCCTCGACCCGATGGCGACCGGTGTCCTCGTCCTCGGCGTGGAGAAGGCCACCAAGCTCCTCGGGCACCTCGCCCTCACCGAGAAGGAGTACCTCGGCACCGTCCGCCTCGGGCAGACGACGATCACGGACGACGCCGAGGGCGAGATCACCGCGTCCACCGACGCCTCGAAGGTCCGGCGCGAGGACATCGACGCCGGGGTCGCCAAGCTGACCGGCGACATCATGCAGGTGCCGTCCAAGGTCAGCGCCATCAAGATCGACGGCGTGCGGTCCTACAAGCGGGCCCGGGAGGGCGAGGAGTTCGACATCCCCGCCCGGCCCGTCACCGTCTCCTCCTTCGCCGTGCACGACGTCCGCGACGCCGTCGCCGAGGACGGCACGCCGGTGCTGGACCTCGTGGTGTCGGTGGTCTGCTCCTCCGGCACCTACATCCGCGCCCTCGCCCGCGACCTCGGCGCGGACCTGGGCGTCGGCGGCCACCTCACCGCCCTGCGCCGCACCCGCGTCGGCCCCTACAAGCTGGACGCGGCGCGCACCCTGGACCAGCTCCAGCAGGAGCTGACCATGCTGCCGCTCGCCGAGGCGGCCGACGCCGCGTTCCCGCGCTGGGACGTGGACGACCGCCGGGCCCGGCTGCTCGTCAACGGGGTGCGGCTGGAGATGCCCGACGCGTACGCGGGTGCCGGCGCCGTGGCCGTCTTCGGCCCCGAAGGCCGCTTCCTGGCCCTCGTCGAGCACCAGCGGGGCAAGGCCAAGAGCCTGGCCGTCTTCGGCTGA